GACCGTGTGATTTTAGCATGTGGAGCAAAAAATCCTAGAGACATCAAGGTTCCGGGAAGAGATGCAAAGGGTATCTATTTTGCAGTTGATTTCTTAAAAGCAACCACAAAGAGCCTTTTAGACTCCGATTTAAAGGATAACAAATATATTTCTGCAAAAGGAAAGAAAGTTGTCATCATCGGTGGCGGTGATACCGGAAATGACTGTGTGGGAACCTCAATCCGTCATGGCTGTGCAAGTGTGACACAGCTTGAAATGATGCCAATGCCGCCAAAGGAGAGAGCAGAGGACAATCCTTGGCCAGAGTGGCCGAAGGTCTTAAAGACTGATTACGGCCAGGAGGAGGCAATCGCAGTATTCGGACACGACCCACGAATTTATCAGACTACCGTAAAAGAATTTACCAAAGATAAAAACGGAAATTTAAACGGTCTTGTGACAGTAAAATTAGAGCCGAAAAAAGATGAAAAGACCGGAAGAACAATAATGGAAGAGGTTGCCGGTTCTGAAAAGAAGATGGAGGCAGATTTAGTCTTAATCGCAGCCGGATTCCTTGGAACAGAACAGTATGTTGCCGATGCATTTGGCGTAAACTTAAATGCCAGAACTAATGTGGCAACAGAAGAAGGCGCTTATGCTACCAATGTGAAAAATGTATTCGCCGCAGGTGATATGCATAGAGGACAGTCCTTAGTAGTATGGGCAATCCGGGAAGGCAGAGAAGTCGCAAGAGAAGTCGACGAAAGTCTGATGGGATATTCTTACCTGTCTGTTCAGTAGCAGATAACAATTCCATAAGAAAAAGGAAACCCCGCATAAATGGTTGCAGTCATTTATGCGGGGTTTTTTAAGAAGGGGGTTTTGTTTTCTATAAAACCCATGTTGACGTCCTGACGCCAACGCATTTATTATGCATGATGATTCGAAAAAAATCTACAAAAAAATTGTGAACTTTTTTTGAAAATGCAATGACAAATGTACTTGAAACAGATACACAAAGTTTGCGCATCTGATACGTCGTGCTTGACGTGATTTAGAGTTATCAAGTATAATAGCCACATATGGAAACATGGTTTTGGAGGAATAAAAATTGGCAATAGATCAAAGTAAAATTCGTAATTTTTGTATTATCGCACATATCGATCACGGCAAGTCGACACTTGCAGATCGTATCATAGAGATGACCGGAACCCTGACAAGCCGTGAGATGCAGGCTCAGGTTCTGGATAATATGGACTTAGAGAGAGAAAGAGGAATTACCATCAAATCCCAGGCAGTCCGTATTATCTATAAGGCAAAAGACGGGGAAGAGTATATTTTCAACCTCATTGATACACCTGGACATGTTGACTTTAACTATGAGGTGTCAAGAAGTCTTGCGGCATGTGATGGTGCCATCCTGGTTGTGGATGCAGCGCAGGGGGTAGAGGCACAGACTCTGGCAAATGTTTATCTTGCCTTAGATCATGACCTTGATATTATGCCGGTTATCAATAAGATTGACCTTCCGAGCGCGCAGCCAGATGAAGTCATCCAGGAGATTGAGGACGTTATTGGAATTGAGGCAGAGGATGCACCACGCATTTCTGCAAAGACCGGATTGAATGTAGAAGAGGTGCTAGAGCAGATTGTGACAAAGATTCCGGCTCCAACCGGAGATCCGGCGGCTCCGTTAAAGGCATTGATTTTTGATGCTTTGTACGATGCTTATAAGGGTGTCATTATTTTTTGCCGTGTGAAAGAAGGTACGGTAAAAGTTGGAGATACCATTAAAATGATGGCAACCGGAGCGATGGATGAAGTCACAGAAGTAGGTTATTTTGGAGCAGGACAGTTTATCCCATGCGACGAATTGTCAGCAGGAATGGTAGGATATATCTGTGCCAGCATTAAGAATGTGAGAGATACCCGTGTCGGTGATACGGTTACGAATGCGAATCGCCCTTGCGCGGAGGCATTGCCGGGCTATAAAAAAGTAAACCCAATGGTATATTGTGGTCTGTATCCGGCTGACAGTGCGAAATACCCGGATTTAAGAGAGGCATTGGAAAAACTTCAGGTAAACGATGCATCGTTACAGTTTGAGCCGGAGACGTCGCTGGCGCTTGGATTTGGATTCCGCTGTGGGTTCTTGGGATTGCTTCATTTAGAGATTATCCAGGAACGATTAGAGCGTGAGTTTAATTTAGATTTGGTTACAACAGCACCGGGTGT
This genomic window from Roseburia sp. 831b contains:
- a CDS encoding glutamate synthase subunit beta, with protein sequence MGKPTGFMDYDRENAAAVAPKERIKNFNEFHTPLSKEKQQIQGARCMNCGVPFCQAGMNICGMTSGCPLHNLVPEWNDLVYTGNWEQAYNRLAKTNNFPEFTSRVCPALCEAACTCGHWEDPVTCRANENGIIENAYEQGYAKANPPKVRTGKKVAIIGSGPSGLAAADQLNKRGHQVTVYERDDRVGGLLMYGIPNMKLEKWVIDRKIAIMKEEGIVFETGVNVGKDIKAAKLVKEYDRVILACGAKNPRDIKVPGRDAKGIYFAVDFLKATTKSLLDSDLKDNKYISAKGKKVVIIGGGDTGNDCVGTSIRHGCASVTQLEMMPMPPKERAEDNPWPEWPKVLKTDYGQEEAIAVFGHDPRIYQTTVKEFTKDKNGNLNGLVTVKLEPKKDEKTGRTIMEEVAGSEKKMEADLVLIAAGFLGTEQYVADAFGVNLNARTNVATEEGAYATNVKNVFAAGDMHRGQSLVVWAIREGREVAREVDESLMGYSYLSVQ
- the lepA gene encoding translation elongation factor 4; the encoded protein is MAIDQSKIRNFCIIAHIDHGKSTLADRIIEMTGTLTSREMQAQVLDNMDLERERGITIKSQAVRIIYKAKDGEEYIFNLIDTPGHVDFNYEVSRSLAACDGAILVVDAAQGVEAQTLANVYLALDHDLDIMPVINKIDLPSAQPDEVIQEIEDVIGIEAEDAPRISAKTGLNVEEVLEQIVTKIPAPTGDPAAPLKALIFDALYDAYKGVIIFCRVKEGTVKVGDTIKMMATGAMDEVTEVGYFGAGQFIPCDELSAGMVGYICASIKNVRDTRVGDTVTNANRPCAEALPGYKKVNPMVYCGLYPADSAKYPDLREALEKLQVNDASLQFEPETSLALGFGFRCGFLGLLHLEIIQERLEREFNLDLVTTAPGVVYKVHKTNGEVIDLTNPSNLPDPSEIEYMEEPIVSAEIMVTSEYVGAIMKLCQERRGVYISMEYLEETRALIKYDLPLNEIIYDFFDALKSRSRGYASFDYELKGYERSELVKLDILINKEQVDALSFIVFEGSAYERGRKMCEKLKEEIPRHLFEIPIQAAVGGKVIARETVKAMRKDVLAKCYGGDISRKRKLLEKQKEGKKRMRQVGNVEIPQEAFMSVLKLDED